The Toxotes jaculatrix isolate fToxJac2 chromosome 17, fToxJac2.pri, whole genome shotgun sequence genomic interval CATTGCACCCTATGCATAAACAGCAACATGGTGATTGTAGCCACAATAACTATTCTAACTATTCTAAAACGTGGGTATGAAAAAGAAAGGCATTCAGTAAATTTAATGTAAGCTGATAAGGAGAAAAATAATTTCCAAAGTTCCTCTGCAGTGGCTTCGCTAAAACAAATGCTAATCCTTACTTTTTACCTCACTGCTCAGTTTTTTATGTATAATAATGTCTTCGATTTCAGCAAATCATAATTTTTAACTTTGATCTTAAATCgttttacagtgtgttgtaaattttttttacatttgttgtcCTGTTAGAAACATGAATGTTAATCTATGATCCAAACCACTGTTAATTATGCAAAAGAGTAAAATATCTGATAAGGACTCAGCcaatattttattaaatggCTTTGACACCCTTACATGAATAACTTAGTTGATATCGAATATTGTACTCAGCACTCAGTTCTGTTACCTTGACTAGTTTGGGGTCCTGGTGTGGGAGCTGACTGTTGGGTAGTTTGTCTCTCTGGACTATCCAGGGGTGCTTTAGGACCTGTTTAGCAGTCAGTCTCTGATGAGGATCCACATGAAGCATCTTGGACACAAGATCCTAAAGGGAGAACacaataaatatgaaactgACAAGGGGACAGGAGGGGACTGAGGTAATCTCTGAGGAACACTAGCAGTTAGTCAGATTTGGAGCTCTACCTTGGCAGCATCAGACACAGTGTCCCAGTTGCCTCCAGTCAGGCTGAAGTGACCGTTGCCTATCCTGTTTAGGATCTCATTGGGGGTGTCCTCGGGTCCGTTGGCAAATGGAGTAAAACTGTTGGgagaaaagcagacagatggtAGAATGAGTGTGAAGGGCAGTGACAAATAGAAATCTGTCTCAAATGAGTCTGAATGTTTCCATTTACCCAGCCAGCATGGTGTACAGCAAGACTCCCAGACTCCAGATGTCACATCCCTCATCATAGCCCTGACGCTTCAACACCTATAATGCAGTCAGAGACaagtaaacattttatttcagtgtctaACCCTGTAAGGTTTCACTCAACATCATTCAAGGCTTTCAGTTTAAACCGGAAACAGTCTTGATCTTTACAAGTATGAGACTGACTGCATGTGACCTGCTCACCTCGGGTGCAACAAAGTTAGCAGTGTAGCATGGGGTCATCAGCAGGCCGTTGTTGGCACGCAACTGCTTAGCAAAGCCAAAGTCACAGATCCTGATTGACTCTGGATTCCCGGACTCGTCAACATAGAGGATGTTGCTGGGCTTCAGGTCTCTGTGCACCACCTAGAAGAACAAGAGGACACAGGAGAGAGGAATAAAATAAGGATTTTCTTCCCCCATGCACCAAAAGTTGTGATTTCTGCTGTGAGAATTCACTcacacatttcctcttttcaaTCTGATGTTTACTAATTTTTTAATACTCAGCCTATTGGCTGATCAACGCCATACCAAACTAGAATAAAGTGAaacttcctgtgttttttaAGATGCTTTCTCATTAAGTTTTATATACAGCAGATTTCAATAACAGGTTTATTAGATTTGATTAGATACCACATTTGCAGAATCACATTCACAAACTGGATGTGTAGGAGATCACTCATCCTCCATAGGGAATAAGGGGCCCAGGAGTAAGGAGCTAGTGCTATTGATCCTCACCCCCTGTGAGTGCAGGTACTCTACAGTCTTGGTGATGGTGTGAAGCACAGCGCTGGCCTCTCTCTCCGAAAAGAACTTCTGTTTGAGGATCCGATCCAGCAGCTCGCCTCCACGCATCAGCTCCGTCACCATGAACACCTGCTTACCGTTATCATACACCTGAgacggaaacacacacaagcaggtaCATATTATCATATCACCAACTGTGACATTCAGAGCATTTAACTCCCGAGGCAAATAATAGCATgattcaagtgtgtgtttttatactcACATCCTTCAGTGTTATGATGTTGGGATGCTGTCCGTATCTAAGCAGAATCTCAATCTCTTCAGAGGGGTCTGTACTGGTTTTATCAATCATCTGTCAATCACAAAAAGAACAGTCACATGAAGGCCATAGTTTAAGGTTGTTCACGAGTAGCAAATCCACATTTTGCAGATTTAATTCTTAGGTTTTCAGAACACCTAAAGAAGGCACCTTGtacatgtggtgtgtgtttgtaccttgACAGCGTATTCTGTGTTGGTGGATTTATGGACACATCGTttacagacagagaaggagccCATGCCGATATCTTCCTTCAGTACGTAGCCATCGCTGAACAGCAGGTTCTTCCCGTGTaactgctgcagaggaagagttGAAATTTGAAGAGCGGCGGTGAGGGGGGGCTTGACGGGCTGACAGAGCTGACAAGGAAGAGGGATGCGGATGGTTTTCGGGAAGGAGTTGAATCTATTTCTAgcaacattttctctctctctctcgttgtAAAACTGTCTCTCTCAATCTACCACATGCAGTTAATTACTGCTCCTGCCAGGCATGAAACAGGATCTGGAGCCATCTACCTCTGTTAAGCCATTTCATTCTCCCATTCTTCccgtctgtctcacacacacacacacacacacacacacacacacacacacacacacacacacacacacacacacacacacacacacacacacacacacacacgcacgcacgcacctacacacaccttACACACTGAATTTGcacttctttccctcctccatcATGTCACCACCCACCAACCGGCACAGCTGCTGTGTAGCGTGTTGAATTGTGTTCGTTGTGTTCTGTGAATATGTACACTGCTACATTTAACTGCAGTCTGACCTGGACCACTGGATGTAGCGGAGGTTGCACTGGCTCCACTGAGCCTTCCTCGTCCAATAGAGTCGATGCAATGAAACTGAAGCCTCTGAAGAGCTGGTGTGCTCCAGCACTCGGGGGCACGCCAGGGGAATCTGTAATATAATAACATATGGTCAAGTGTTGAAAAAAGggagactggaagcagaggtaGAAATGTTCATGTTCAACAAAAGCCTGCAGTAAACCACACTTTCAAACATGCTTTTTACAAGCACTGCTATAAAGTGTTACTGCATTTTAATGGTTGTAATCACCATTATGTCTCTTTTAATTAAACAACATCCTGtactgactgtttttttttttgggctgagagagggaaaataGAACACTTCCACTGAACTGCTTTGAGGGAGGAAAACCTTGAAACGGACACAGAGTCATTTAATAAAACAGCTCAAGTGAACTCTCAGGTTTAGCCTCTGACCTTTAGGAGTGCGGGAGGTGAACTCGGAGTCAAAGTAGAAAGTATCATCTGGACGGGCCACCGCCGGTCTGAATGGAGGCTTTACTTCTTTCCTGAAGAGTTTCTGAAAGGAATAAAGAATGTTTACTCTCACCATACAGTTGAATTACAGAATACCACAGCTGTGCTAAATGAAAATCCtcttattgtatttttttttttactgggcttatatttaaatattattaatgGCCAAACTCTCACATTCCAGTCTATGGTGTGAAAGAAACCGTGCCGTTTGATCTCCTCTGCCCCGTCAGCACCAGATCCTGTTAGCGAAAGATCAACATTTAGCAGTGTGTCTCAAACAAAGACCAATGACACACTTCTGAAGAAACACAGGGCCAAGTCCAAAACCTTCTCTCGAAAACTGTGTCAAACATACTGCCATCTGtgattgtcatgttcatgagtTGATACTAACCCAGTCTGTTGGCAGGGTTCCTCTTGAACAAAGCCCTAAGCAGAGACTGGGCCTCTGCACTGAGGAACTGAGGCATTCCCAGACGTGCCctgcagggagagacagacgACACATAGCTCAAATTATTTCAAAAGAAACTGAGAGGGAGTTTGAACAGCTACTGTATGTGACAACGGGCTTCTGCATTAGATTGTTCTTTAATCCAAAGCATGCTCACTTCAGAATTAGGTTCATAGTTTCTTTGCGGTCCTTCCCTTGAAACGGCAGCGCTCCTGTCAACATCtcaaactgagagagagaacataCAACGTGCATTTACAATCTAGAACACTGCATGCATACACAAATATCATGTACATACCACTCAGagtaatcaaaaaaacaaaaaagaagatttttttttttaccattagtACTCCAAACGACCACCAGTCAGCGCTGTGGGTGTGTCCCTGTCTGTTCACAACCTCTGGTGCCATGTACTCCACCGTACCACAGAAGGAATAAGCCTTCTTCTCATGATCAATGGCTTCTTTACACAAaccaaaatctgaaaaaacaaaaacaaaaaaaacaaaaaacaaaacaaaacaaaacaaaacaaaacacacacacacaaaacacagtcaaTGTCTGTAGCATCCTACAGGACCATACCACTTTACTCCGTCAATCTGAATTAGTGTCCTTATATtgtagctgttttcattttggctgAGTAATAGGCTTCTTTTGTCTCTTATTTATCAgcactttaaatatttttaaataccaAAATACAGAATTGAAAGAAAGATCCCAAACACTGTAATTTGCAATGCAAAAGCAGCAAAGCTCGATTTAACATAAATCTCATTCTTCAAATTACTTAATCTTAACACTTAATCATTGTCGGCATTTGTCCCTTCTGAAGCTTCATTAGTGTGACTTGTTATATTGCCTCTCTAAAACCTCCTAAGGTCACCTTTGGTTCAATGGCGGAAGGATTCGGGGTAAATAAATGGCTGCGATTATGGACGATGATAAGATAAAGTGTAATAATTAACTTGGGGAACATCTACAGGCCCATATGCAGATATCTTTAGTCAGCAAGATAAAGCTGTCACCACAGTGTGAGTAATGAAGGTCAACAAGGTGGATAagacaaaagtgtgtgtgtgtgcatgggtccAGTAGAGGGACTGAGTGTATATGAAGGAGCAGTTGACTCACCTGTGAGTTTGATATGGCCCTCCTCATCCAGGAGAATGcttgaagaaaacattttcaaatgttagTAACAGGAACGTCGAGATGCGAACTTGTTACTTGTGAAGACATCACACTCAGCGAACACTGGCTTAATTAAACTTTCCTTTATCTGTGTAATGCCTCGATGAGCTGTAGACTGGGTTAACACTAGCAAAATATAAGAATAACCTTTACAACTTAACGGGACCCTTACTAATCTTttgatcagcagcagcactgtagAGTAATGTTTGACAAATGCATTTGTATCATGTTCTACCACAAAGTAGATGAGGGAGCACATGCACGCCATAAgcacagagaaactgcagaggtTGAGGAATGAATATTAAAAGGTAGTGGCACTGATGTGCTGTAAAAAGCAGCaattaaaatggagaaaagaagaTTGAAAGctgatgtaaacaatgcagggTTCAAAACTTAAAGTGACTTAAAGCAAGCTAATTAGGTAGGTTTGCATTCATAGAGTTGGTTAGGTTTAAAAgatacacacaacacattttGGTCAGGACGAAGTTCAATAACAACAGAGTAACTTCAGATATGATGAAAAGGGTTTGGTATAAttataaacactgaataaaaaccCCATCAGTTTTTGTCTCAGCTCTTCGCTAATTCCACTGAATGGCCGGTGATGCTGTTGTCTGTCACTGAACTCTGGCATATCCAGATGGCTTTGGGTCCAAGAAGAATTGTTCATCAAATATGCATTTGTTTGCGTATATCTCTGTGATTGAAcattcagtttgttgttttgctcttACTTTTCAGGTTTAAGGTCCCTGTAAATAATGCCCAGGCTATGGAGGTGGTCCAGTCCTAATGCCAGCTCTGCCAGATAGAACTTCACATCCTCCTCTGTGAACATCACCTgggagacacaaaacacaaacagaaaggagGTGAGACACCGAAAAAGAGAGCATaaaaaaactgataaatgtTTATTACCAAGAGAGATAAATGACGGGACTTGTCTGACCATAAGCCTGTAAAACTTCACCTCTTTAGAGAGTCTAGTGAAGAGATCTCCTCCTCTGAGGAAGTCCAGGATCAAGTACAACTTCCCCTCCGTTTGGAATgctacaaatacaaacaagatttcatttaaatttgattCAGCTGTAAATCAGGAAACATGACTGAGGAAAATTTTCTAtttaaagcaataaaacagcGATGGAATCAACAGAGCCAATAAAATGCTTTCTAGGGTTGGGAAGTAAAGACAAGTAACCCTCCAGGCTGACTCACCATAGTGCAGTTTGACAACAAATGGGTGGTTGACATCTGCCAGaatgtctctctccatcttggTCCTCACACGGTCTCTCACTGAAGGATGAATAAGAACGCAGTTGTGTGCAGTATTACTTGAAAAGAGTGAGTAATCATCCTTGACAAGGCCCTCAAACAATTTTCACTACACTGACTGTGGTGCAgcaacagcacagagaaattAGGTTGCAAGAAAATGGTTTCAAGTTGACTGTACAATAAATTCTTGGTATATGACTGATTTATAGAGGCTCTCGGGTCACGCAAAATTGGTGGTACTGTGGAAGCTGGCAGTAGTACAGACTCGAggttttagatttaaaaaaaatgcagcattttttttttatgaagaaaataaaatagaaactACAGTCAAGTAGACAGTGATTGTCTTTTCTGTTCCCCAGCAggtaaataaatgattttgttGACTACACTGTTCTAACTGAATGGTGAGTAAAGTCAATGCAGTAGTATATTGTATGCTAAATGCTCAtgccaagaaaaacagaatttaaagacataaaaaattaaattaaccACATCTATTTGGGGAACTGTGTGAACCAAGTGTGATACCTTGATGTTTACAGAGAAGAATGAGACCACATCATTTTTGTGCAAAGGTGAAAGCAAGCTGTGGTGGTCTCACTCTGCCAAAACATCACTGTGTGTAGTTCTCATTGAGTTACAGGAAAAGCGTACACCCTTTTACGTGAAACTCAAATCAGCCTACATGAACTTAGAGACAGGTTCAGACAGACTTACCAGGCTGACAGCTGCAGTCATGAAAATCCAAACCTTTTGTTTATGGAAACCTTTCTGACCACAGAAccagctttttattttacatcacaGCCTATTGTACCTTTCAGTGTGGCCTTCTTGAGGACCTTCATGGCGTAGAGTTGGTTGGCATCTGGAGGGGTCACCTTTCGCACCAGGAACACCTGCaatattcacaaaaaaacaaaaaacaaaaaaaacaccaccaaaCCCTGTTATATCAGACAAGGATTGAGAGTCTCAAAATgcaaaagagggaggaaaatgtgcaatgtcagagagagggagcggaAGAAAAAGCAGTTGTGCATATGTATGTTACCTTGCCAAAGGATCCCTGCCCCAAAACTTTGAGCAGCTCAAACTGAGAGGCATCAGCCTTCTCTGAGCCCTCTTTGACCACATGGGTGATGTTGATCTCCTTGATGTCTCCATCTTCCTGAAGAATGCAAAGCAGAAGGGGAAAGGTATAATAAAACAGTCAGTGATCACAGAACAAATGGGTAAAACAATAAAGGTAGTGTCTGTTTGCAAGGACTGTGTGAAGGACAGAAAATGTCAGAGACTGTTTGCTTTGCAAAGAGCACACGTTTTTCATAGGAGTGTCTCCTGCTGTAAACAGCagtacatcaaaataaaacacttcagaAAGAGGAAGCAAAGTAAAAAGAGAGATGCATGTGTAAGAATGGGTGATTACAcccagtggggttttttttttctttaaagaggTTTCTGGAAATCATGGTGACTGCAACATAAAATGGAAGTAACTATGACAGTAAACCACCGGTGCACCCTTTAGAAAAGTGCAATGCAAAATGCCTCCAATGGATTATTTTTACGTTTTTGGACACAAGTTGTAGAAGCTCAAGCTTGACTTTGTGCTCAGAGACAAAACAACCTCTCAGGGTTCTGTAAACAGGGTGGAGCACTGCAGGAACTGCAGGCACTGGTGAGAACTCTGCCACATGAACACAGCTGACCTGAAGTCAACCTCAGACAAAACTCATCAACACCCTGCAGAAACGCATCAAAGCATCACCAGCAAGTATCAACACAATCAACAACATGACCGGACTTTTCAGTTATTTCAGTTACAGCTTTAGTTTCATGCAGCAGGCCTACAATGAAGCACAGCACTATTGTTATCTTGCAGGGAGAATTTTAAAATTAACAGTGTGGTTAGAAGGGAAACgcatttttatttcagcttctaCCCAGAAAGTTCACAGATAGTTAAAgggtttcatttcaaagtttgcGACTAGAGTGTAGGACATTGCCTGTTGTACAGGTTATCCTTTGAATTTGTCCTCTGGAGAAACCACCAGATACAATGAACACCATTATCATGAGCACCTAATAACAGACAGAAGATATTAATCTATGTGGTTAATGCTCAGTGGAACCGGCAAGAGCAGCttataaaacagattaaatttgaaattattatatcaaaacagttttgtttagtCAGTTAATCAAGAATAATGATGACTAACTTGATTGTCAGTAGTCATATTAAGCATTTATCAagtaaaaacaccacaaatgtGAGGCTTtgctcttgtctttttcttattagtttagttttttagcTTATTAGTGATGAAACAATTATtcgattaatcaattaactgagGTTAATTAAAAACTTATTTTTATGATCCATCATTTATGTCACTTATTaagcaaaaaatgccaaacattctctggtttAAGCTTTTGAAAACGCAACACTAcactgtttttctcagtttcatccttgaatatttttgcattttggacCTTTTGgtcaaaacaagcaatttaaagaGGTCACCTTTGGCTCTGGGAAGCTGGGACGGGCATTTTTCAAAACTTTCTGAAACTGTAGAGATGAACCAGTGAACgagatgaagaaaaaataatcatcagatgaactgataatgaaaataataaatagataCGGGCCTAAACACTTTAAACAGTGATAGCCTGATAAAAGTTTCAACAACACACTTAGCAACTAAAACCATAGACCACTGAAGCCTGGGACTTCATTTGACAACAGGAAACCAGAGTTAGTTGAACATGTAGGctttcagctgcactttgtttcTAAACAACCACCACCAACAAGTCTTGTCTGCACTTTGCAGTGCTAATACATTCCACTTCTCTGCTTCTTCATTTACAAAACCACAGTcctcaaaaacatcaaaacaccgCTATCAGCTCTCTGAAGGCTACCTAAAGTTTATCTAGATGCCAAAATGAGGAGGTGTCACTTTACCGTCCAGGGGTTCCTCGGTGCAGGTAAAGTGTCAGTGCTGTTGCCTGGTGCAGCTGTTGATCTGCAGCTGTTACAGTGAGCGGGGTCGCCAGTCAAGGCTTTGTTCCTTCTGAACAGGTAGAGGGCCAGCAAATTGAAGAGGTTGAACTTTCTCTTGTCCTTGTCCATTTCAGCATTTCCCAGACTGTTTTATCCTGTCCTACCCATGTCCATAACAAGGCAATCACCGTACTACCTCGCATAAATCAACTCAAACCTCACCTCATCTCGCCACAAGCACACTCTAGACTCATTTGTGCACTCATGTTAGGATTAGCTCTGTGGACTGCAGGTAAATATGGACAAATCTCTCATCCTCTGCCCTTTATCTATTCTCTCTGCAGGGGCCTCCtgctatattttttttattaactattcctcttcattttctcttccactATCCCCCctgccctctctctgtctcttcctctctctctctctttctctgtctgtgttggtCTGATTAGCTGAGTGTATCCTCAGTGACTGACTGTATCTGAAGTGAACTGGAACCGAAGCATGCAGGAAGGAAGAACCTACTCTTATTCTCACAGTCCTGCACCCAAcaagtcccacacacacacacacacacacacacacacacacacacacacacacacacacttgtggctaagagagagaaagaaagagagagagagagagagagagagagagagagagagagagagagagagagagagagagagagagagagaggagagagagagagagaggaagactgaaacaacaacaaaaaaacagaagtggtGGAAATTGATTTTTGTCTATTCTCATGATTGAAAATAACACAGCCTATCACTTCATGTCTTTCTATGTCACCAGGAGCTGCCTTGACTCCAAAACCCAACTCAATGCCACCTCCCTTCACCCATAATTCAACAGAGTAAGAGCTGGAGGAAAGggaaggcagggagagagaggataaGGTGTCCCCTCTCAGTGTCGATACGGCAGAGACGATTCAGACGACTCACTGCCTGCGGATGACAGAGATTTTCCTGTCTCTGGCCAGGCatgtccctctcttccctctcatAATTCTATTCCTGCCCATCCTGTCTCTTAAAACAGCTCTCACCGGTCCTAAATtgccctctccctcttttccttccctccatctctcactttatttctctttacaaaggcttttttttctaaacagagAGAATAGACCATTGTACACCCATATAAATACAGAGCATGAGTCAAGTTCTCTCTTGATCAAACAGCAGCATAATCAAGCTTTCAGCGGACATACTTTTCACCAGCATTTGATTACACTGCATTTCAGTCCATAATGGTACATGGGAAAAATTGATTTTTGCGACTGCTGAATTAAGCTTACAGGGACGAAAACGAAAAAGCGCATTAGTCTGAAGTGGTTAAAATGCATGACATGTTACTGTAAGCTACAGTAAGCTGGAGTGTGTTTGCTTAAAGAGGGAGGAGCTGCAGATTGGCCTGATATAAAGTAGCTGTACAAGTGGTCAGAGCTTACCTGGCCTCTAATATTGGCAAAGTCTCTCTCTATCCAGGTAATATGAGGCTCCCTCTAGAAGGGTAGagtgtttttgttaaaatggaGAAGTTAACACAGGTTACAGAGAACATATCTGGTTTTACATTAAGCAATACAAACGGCATCTTTCCCTACAGACGTGCTggacacaaatgtgtgtgtccttgcagGTATACCTCacttgcacacgcacacatacacacagaagagGACAGAACAGGGTAAGAGTGTGATCACACTAGTGACAGGAAACCTCCTAGttctcacttcctcttttctcGAACCGATCTCACTTCCTTCCTGTTCGATAACTCCAACGTGTTAGCAGCGGGGAGTGTAATTGCTGTTTAGAGAGAATTTGAATTTCAACTAACATATGTGACTGATCACACATGAAGATCCTGGCAATATCTAGAATTTAGAGTACCCAGAAATGAATCTGTATAATCATGTCATTTGAATACACTGTGCATGGTCACAAGGCCGAGTCAAACTGAAATGAGTGTCCGTACTGTTTAAGAATTTAATGGCCTCATCTTGTTAAGATGGTCTGGCTCAACAGTTTCAGTTCTATTGTACTGATATGACTATTTAGTGCAACAACACATGGGCTGAACACTAAGGTAGCAAATTAGGAGCAAATACAAAGTGCGTATCTCGCATTACCACTGCCTTGAACATCTGTTGCATTTGTGGAATGAAAGGACATAAGTTTTCAGTGTACCAGCAAAACTAAGCATTTATGATTTAGGGTTAGAGGAGGTGAAAGATAAACACATTCTCCTTggtttcctctctcttcacaACTGAGGCGACGGGAGCTCAGCTTCACATCCACCCTCACAGATGAAACCCCTTCCTCTCATTCcaaaatatcacacacatacacacacactttcaaacagCTGCCTGAAGCTTTGGACAAGACCCCGGTCCCATTCacgtcctacacacacacacacacacacacacgcacagagatGCTCACTTCACATCAAGTTGAGGTTGATAACAAACGCATGTGAAAAAGCCACTTGCCTCTCGTGTGTGGGTTTTGGTGCGGAATAAAAGCCTCCACATGTCTGTGTCCAGATATTTCCATGTCACTGATGCTGTTGCCGTCTTACAAATACACAGTCTCTTTGTCAGAATTAGCTAACACTTTCTGTATGCAACACCATGGTGTCAAGAGATGCAATCAgcatgctcatacacacaccaaaatgGGAAGTAAAGTGAAGTTATAAAAATGGACATGAGCAGTAGACTTGTCGGGGACAGAGTAGAAGGAAAAAATGgtttcaaagcagcagaaagtggCTCTTAGGAAGAGTTTTCTCATTGGGAACaagaagcagagacagggaGTGGTAGAGtgacagaggaagggagggaaaatACCCTGTTGCCGGAGCACATAGCAGTTT includes:
- the rps6ka1 gene encoding ribosomal protein S6 kinase alpha-1 isoform X9; translated protein: MWRLLFRTKTHTREREPHITWIERDFANIRGQEDGDIKEINITHVVKEGSEKADASQFELLKVLGQGSFGKVFLVRKVTPPDANQLYAMKVLKKATLKVRDRVRTKMERDILADVNHPFVVKLHYAFQTEGKLYLILDFLRGGDLFTRLSKEVMFTEEDVKFYLAELALGLDHLHSLGIIYRDLKPENILLDEEGHIKLTDFGLCKEAIDHEKKAYSFCGTVEYMAPEVVNRQGHTHSADWWSFGVLMFEMLTGALPFQGKDRKETMNLILKARLGMPQFLSAEAQSLLRALFKRNPANRLGSGADGAEEIKRHGFFHTIDWNKLFRKEVKPPFRPAVARPDDTFYFDSEFTSRTPKDSPGVPPSAGAHQLFRGFSFIASTLLDEEGSVEPVQPPLHPVVQLCQPVKPPLTAALQISTLPLQQLHGKNLLFSDGYVLKEDIGMGSFSVCKRCVHKSTNTEYAVKMIDKTSTDPSEEIEILLRYGQHPNIITLKDVYDNGKQVFMVTELMRGGELLDRILKQKFFSEREASAVLHTITKTVEYLHSQGVVHRDLKPSNILYVDESGNPESIRICDFGFAKQLRANNGLLMTPCYTANFVAPEVLKRQGYDEGCDIWSLGVLLYTMLAGFTPFANGPEDTPNEILNRIGNGHFSLTGGNWDTVSDAAKDLVSKMLHVDPHQRLTAKQVLKHPWIVQRDKLPNSQLPHQDPKLVKGAMAATYSALKNSQPTPELKPIESSFLAQRRVKKLPSTSL
- the rps6ka1 gene encoding ribosomal protein S6 kinase alpha-1 isoform X4, coding for MDKDKRKFNLFNLLALYLFRRNKALTGDPAHCNSCRSTAAPGNSTDTLPAPRNPWTFQKVLKNARPSFPEPKEDGDIKEINITHVVKEGSEKADASQFELLKVLGQGSFGKVFLVRKVTPPDANQLYAMKVLKKATLKVRDRVRTKMERDILADVNHPFVVKLHYAFQTEGKLYLILDFLRGGDLFTRLSKEVMFTEEDVKFYLAELALGLDHLHSLGIIYRDLKPENILLDEEGHIKLTDFGLCKEAIDHEKKAYSFCGTVEYMAPEVVNRQGHTHSADWWSFGVLMFEMLTGALPFQGKDRKETMNLILKARLGMPQFLSAEAQSLLRALFKRNPANRLGSGADGAEEIKRHGFFHTIDWNKLFRKEVKPPFRPAVARPDDTFYFDSEFTSRTPKDSPGVPPSAGAHQLFRGFSFIASTLLDEEGSVEPVQPPLHPVVQQLHGKNLLFSDGYVLKEDIGMGSFSVCKRCVHKSTNTEYAVKMIDKTSTDPSEEIEILLRYGQHPNIITLKDVYDNGKQVFMVTELMRGGELLDRILKQKFFSEREASAVLHTITKTVEYLHSQGVVHRDLKPSNILYVDESGNPESIRICDFGFAKQLRANNGLLMTPCYTANFVAPEVLKRQGYDEGCDIWSLGVLLYTMLAGFTPFANGPEDTPNEILNRIGNGHFSLTGGNWDTVSDAAKDLVSKMLHVDPHQRLTAKQVLKHPWIVQRDKLPNSQLPHQDPKLVKGAMAATYSALKNSQPTPELKPIESSFLAQRRVKKLPSTSL
- the rps6ka1 gene encoding ribosomal protein S6 kinase alpha-1 isoform X11 — its product is MWRLLFRTKTHTREREPHITWIERDFANIRGQEDGDIKEINITHVVKEGSEKADASQFELLKVLGQGSFGKVFLVRKVTPPDANQLYAMKVLKKATLKVRDRVRTKMERDILADVNHPFVVKLHYAFQTEGKLYLILDFLRGGDLFTRLSKEVMFTEEDVKFYLAELALGLDHLHSLGIIYRDLKPENILLDEEGHIKLTDFGLCKEAIDHEKKAYSFCGTVEYMAPEVVNRQGHTHSADWWSFGVLMFEMLTGALPFQGKDRKETMNLILKARLGMPQFLSAEAQSLLRALFKRNPANRLGSGADGAEEIKRHGFFHTIDWNKLFRKEVKPPFRPAVARPDDTFYFDSEFTSRTPKDSPGVPPSAGAHQLFRGFSFIASTLLDEEGSVEPVQPPLHPVVQQLHGKNLLFSDGYVLKEDIGMGSFSVCKRCVHKSTNTEYAVKMIDKTSTDPSEEIEILLRYGQHPNIITLKDVYDNGKQVFMVTELMRGGELLDRILKQKFFSEREASAVLHTITKTVEYLHSQGVVHRDLKPSNILYVDESGNPESIRICDFGFAKQLRANNGLLMTPCYTANFVAPEVLKRQGYDEGCDIWSLGVLLYTMLAGFTPFANGPEDTPNEILNRIGNGHFSLTGGNWDTVSDAAKDLVSKMLHVDPHQRLTAKQVLKHPWIVQRDKLPNSQLPHQDPKLVKGAMAATYSALKNSQPTPELKPIESSFLAQRRVKKLPSTSL